GAAACCCTTCATATACTTTAGTATAAAATCACACAGTCAAATTGCAAAGTACGTTCACTTTCTTCATGGCAAGTGGGCTCATTTCAAATTGCAGTAAAATATTAAGCTCAGTAGAGAGTTTGAATTCGAAGATGACCGATAAGAAATGATGTACCGTATGTtctttaatattcattttttttttctgaacaaATATGATTCTTTATCGTTTATCCAGGACTTGCAGCGGGAACTCATTATTCACATACTGGTGGGGGTGCTAATCATATATGCCTTGATTTCAATGTCGACTACACTCCGGGAACATACGTAGAAGGGGGACAAGGTATAATAATTTAACTGCCGTGTCTATTATACCGATTACTTGTTTCTATCGAAGCACAAACCATTCATTTTTTGTGATTACTGCTATTAATTACAAATGCACAATATActtataaaaacaatgaaagcgaattatttttttcaaataatttatctGAAGATATGTCTCTGCAATTTGgttatcaaaattaatttctTCACTTAATGTAGTGGAATGTTATTTCCAATGAGTATTAAAATTTGATGCTGTTCTCCAGGTTCTTCGCATATGTACGGGGTGGAGTACAGAGATGGAAACTGGGTGAATCAACTATTCGATCTTTCTGATACAGAATTTAACACTCTACAATTTCATTCACTTCCCTGTGCCGTATGCATGGCCGAAAGAAAAATTGACCAGGTTTAAAACAAGTAGTGTTTTATAGCTAATAAACTCAGAGTTTTCCTTAATTTTCTAATTAGGAAAATGTGATGAAACGATCAATCgttgcaatatttttaaaattatttcaacatacCAATTACCAACACTTTGAACGACCCGAACGAATTTTTAGTATTGTCATTATGCGATAAACACCTCAATATTGTTAttgcttttattgtttttaatccTAATCTTACAGGTCATGATTCCCGGTCGGGAAACTTGCCCGGAAGGTTGGACCACTGAATATAGAGGATACGTCATGGCTGGTAGTCATGGTGATAAACATCCAACCGAATTTATTTGCGTCGACGAACGACCTCAAGTGGTTCCTGGAACAAGCGGAGATCAGAAGGGTGTCTTTCTGTTCATGGTTGAGACTCAATGCGCATCATTACTTTGCGAACCATTTGTCGCGGGAAGAGAATTGAGATGTGTAGTTTGCTCAATTTGAGTCGTGTTGAActcctgaaaaataaaatattcacacATTTATTATATGTTGCAAATGactgataaaattaaaatagtatgaaaaaatataactGTTCTCTTTTTTCACTTTATACCCCAAGTACTTAAGGGTATCGTGGTATGAACGAATTCAGCATTGTGACACTTCTGTACATATCATGTGGGTGATAAAAGGAAGGATGATATTACATCAAGGAAATTGTCTTAGTCGAATTATAAAACGCTCAAATCGTGATAAAAAGGCCACAAATTTCTCTAAGTTATGGGTATTAATTTGTGCTCGAAACACCGAATTACCAAAGGATCAAAACGCCAATGTGTAAACAAACGTTGTCAAagataattaaataataacataatgGTGACTTGACGATTTTATAACTGAAACGGGTGTTATATCCTGTGTTCATGAAGTGCCTGTCAACTTTGACATTGTCTGTTGTATGctataaaaaatttgttatttcgaAGAATTAATGATGAAACATACAAGCTTGTGTTTCATTGCAAATGCCAAAGTATCGATTTAATAAAACATATGGCTCCCCAGACCTCACTGACTACGTCGATGTACTAATATATGTAACATGCCTCAACAAACTTACAGTGTATCTGGAGAAGTAACAGTTGTACATAACTTTAGATCTCGTCAGTCATTAGAGCAGagcaaataataatttcatCGATAAGATATTGAATTAGTATTATTATTCtctttattttgaaattcattcgattATTAGAGAATTGTAAATAATTGGTTGCGTGTAAATAATTGAGTCTTGCCATCACATGGATCGGACAGATGCTGAATAACAGCGTTGGTAAATaccatctgtttttttttttaaatttatttatggcGCCTCTTAAAATATGGCATCTCATAACACCGAGGAAATTTGGTAATGTTCATTTAAAATCTATAGACAATGTGAGGCATGCATGAACGCACATAGACTCGTAATAATTACTAAACCTTGTTTTACTTATTTGTAATGAATGTCGTGTTGTATAAACatttggaaaatattatatatttgcaGAATGTTAGTAAATTAAAACTGTTTGAACATCTGCATAAAAACATTGTTTACTTTTGTTTACAAATAATATCCATCTGTATTGACACATCATCagaatgattttaattttgaaaaatgtttgcaAAATTACACgacaattcaataatattttatccGCGCATTCAAAAAATTTCTGCCGCAGGGAAAGTCAGACATTGTTATTGTATCTTATGGCTCATTCTAGCTAATCTCAATCCTGGCTTATTAGGTCACGTTCACTGCCGCGTTACAGTTTCTAGAATGCaagtaatttttgaaaataggaAATGGGAATAGATTATTTTTACAGATATTATACTGATAACAAAGTCTTGATAGCACATGTATGCGGAGAGTGATCCGTATGTTCAATTGTACGACATGTTCAATTGTAGGGGATTTTTACTTAGGTAAGATGAACCTCAGCGACAAACTCGTTTTGCTGTTTCAGTGACTCATAGCGTTAACATGGATCAAATAAATATCCAAGTGAGATGCACTTATAAAAAGgctagcattttttttttcatttcacatCGTTATCATTTTTACGTTTCAGGCGGCATTAGTTAGCACAATAAATTGAAACCAATATTATAGATATCATGTTTTCAAGGGAGTCCGAAAATGACATGGAATTACTGAGAGCACGCTATCTGGCAGGTTGCAGGACATCGATGGTCATACGATTTGTCAGAGTTGTTACACCTTTGATTGTCCTTGCATTCTTACTGGGAAGTACGATGCAGTTCATATCACATAATAACGAAAGAATGCTCAGGTAGGGAAATTCGCATACATTGGCACAGAGCTTGTAATAAGCGCATTCATAAAATATACTGCGATTGTATAATAAGTGCTTGAGGAAAGAGCTATCCGCAAAATGTGTCTGGGGCATTTATCTGTCCCACTAAATGTGTTCATGACAACATAAGTTATGTACGATTTATGTTATTGTCATTGTACAGGTGCAAAGTATGACGATGCCTATTGCAATATTAAGGGCAATTAGCATCTAATTTATCCGCATTTTTTTTGAGAAAGGCAACTTCATTTTAATTCTTCTAGTTCTAAATTTCTAATAAAATGTGGATTGTAGATCAGATATTTAGTTAGAGTTCAAGTTATGGTTCTATATTTGTTTTAGTAGTTACtattaatatgatgatatacCAACTAAAAAATGACCATATGTACAACAGGTATGAAAAAGATATTCAAGTACTGAGAGCAGCAATTAAAGACAGAGATGTAGCTGAACATAGAATAAAGCGTGAAATTGCTGATTCCATTAAATCACATATGGCATCGCACGTAATTACGAAGAGATCAAACAGAAATTCCTCAGTAAGTTAgcaaatgacaacaaaattaacaattttgcaatggtatcTATAGTTTGTTTTTTAAAACGTCATTAGCAGGTATGGAAGAAATatgtcaaaaatataattagtttaCCTGCTTGGTAGCGGATTGACTCAGACTGATGTTGCTTTCATTGTCTTGATAATTCGTTTGTAGAAAAGTTGACTCGTCAATTCACTACTGCTTCATGTTTGTACAAATACGTTTATCAGGGCTACATTAACCATCTTCTTTGCATGTTGGCGCGTGTGTATCGCAAATCTTATTAAAACCAATCTAATATTTATTGTAGAATGGACGAAAAGAATACTTAGAACGCAAAAATGGTAAGTCTAAAAATGTGGAAAGTTAAGTTGAACTActtttgaaacatattctaaTACGATTTATTTTGTTCAGCAGGAGGAATAACTTATATGAGATGGGGAAGAAGAGATTGCCCAAATCACGGGATCACAAGATTTGTCTATTCTGGTAACGAATAGTAATTAGGGCAGAAACATATTTAAAGATATTATACATTGTAGACAGTGTAAAATCAATtgagtatttaattttttttttgaatattctctgtcattgaattttactttaatttttattttagttttggaCGTCGCGAAATTTCAGATTAGGATgaacaaagtttgaaaaatacgACGATAGACTATAGGTCCATTTAGTTTTTAATTAAATGATACATTTCAGAGTAAGGCAATGTTAGTTTgcgttttcattattttgtgtTAACTTGAACCAGTTATATTCATGTATAATGATTCGACACACGGCACGTCGTTCTTAGTAAATGTggcatttgaaatatattatggGATTGTTGTATTCAATGCAGGATATATGGCAGCAAGTCATTACACTCATACTGGAAGTGGAGCAAATTACATGTGTCTTCACCATAACGTTTCTTACACTCCAGGAAAATATGTTGAGGGAACTCAAGGTAATATTAAAGATTTATTCAAACGTAATTGAATGTCGGACTTCATTGGATACAAAGATAGTGtgacaatatttatattattaaattaacaAACATATGATTTCTGATAGTTGCAGGTTATTGTAATTTTGGTTATTAATCTTATGACACGCGTTGTACTCTTCGCACAAGCTAGATGTtggggcattgtaacgtcataggcataaaTGATAAATTGTAATCTGGTATAGGCTTTCCAACGCAAAGAGATTGGCACTTCTCTGCGGGCCGCTGGTTGCACACCCGTGTTTTACGCAAACGAAAAATTTATAAGATAGTACAAAAAAGTGCTAAACTTCAGTAACAcgtacattttttatattttcaatttgtagGAAGTTCTGCGGTTTATGGAGTCGAATTCCGAGACGGTGCTTGGATGTATCAATTATTTGATTTGACGTTGACTGAAACAAATTCATTGCAATTTCATTCTGTACCATGTGCTATGTGCATGGCAGAAGCTCGAGTATCAAAGGTTAAATTATTCTTATATGCATACAAATCCATGCTTCaagattaaatattattaaatcataATGAATAGAGAAGAAATCGTCGTATCCGAACTGAAATACCTGTAATAATGAAGAAATGAGtgcaattaaatattttacaaatactaTCGTagaacaatttatattttttgagaatattttttttttctggcttTCCGTAAACtcaacatatatacatataatttGTGTACTTGAAAACTGACATTTAGAAATCTATCATTTCCAGATGATGATTCCTGGGAGAGACGATTGTCCCAAAGGTTGGCACAGAGAATATGCGGGATATATAATGTCTAGCGGTCACAGTGACAAGCACTCGACTGAGTTCATTTGTGTGGACGAAAGACCTCAAATTGTTCCGGGCACGATAGGAGATCAGAAAGGAGGATCCCTGCAGATGGTTGAAGTTCAGTGTCCTTCACTACTTTGTGAACCCTTTGTAGCAGGCAGAGAGTTGAGATGTGTAGTCTGTACACTATGATATTGTTATAACAAGAAAAgttaaataaagtaataaaatacaagCTTTCATCGACAATGTCGaaacataaaatcaattaattaaaaataatgaaaattttgttgtACTTATCTTGGGAAAAGGGAGGAGACGACGATATGAAATGACTACCTTTGTATATCATCTTTTATCATTGCAGTCATGTCCCTGATATTTCCACAAGCGTATCGAGTTGGTTTTCAAGTTTTTCTGTCATTTCACAAACTGACATTTTGTCATGGAAAAATTTAGCAAAAAGGTATTAGCATAAAAAATCTTTTCCCCCTgattctttttattcaatttgtaaaaagcTGTCACTATGTATTTTAGGTGAACAATTAGTCTGAAATCTTGTTTAATACCTAGACAAGTAGTTCCCAGCCTGGGCCCATGGCCCCCAGACGAAATAGCATAAGCATGGGCATGGGCCACAGATCAGTTTCCTGCATATTTTTCCCTATATAAAACGAAATTCCTTGTTCATTATTACGGTTTCATtaactcagtggttcccaacctgtggtacgcggaagatgatcaagtggtacgcgagcggctttgaattattgcaacaattaacttttgagttggccaAAATACGCcgacaacgctttatcttccatactgtatgtattcgctgaacggcCCTCATGAATGTTTTCCCGTGCATCactttccttgtttatttccgtaaccaGCAACAATCAGTAaccattgcctcgtttttgtagttttgcgtGTCATTTTCCAGTTTTCAGTTGCGTTTCAAAAAAGTATTTGTGAATGAAATATCCTAATTGTCATTATATCTTCAAAGGAGCATtaatttaattgctgtaatcaaaaatgagtctcgcaaatgctgcgatagactaATCTAAACTAAGCTATCAGTGCATGTAAgccaaataattttaatgaaaaagaaGGTAAACACTTTCGAAAAAAAGTATAATctttttgcaatagtaaagtattggaggaatttttctggggtcaagggtcggaaaAACGTCTTAGAGGCCAGTCCAGCATTTAGAAATTGCCCTCGCCTGCccagagcatcgacttccttgtttacctcgtgacattggctaatcagcaagatgcagaacgtgacgtaacaatgctccctttttgcatccgctcaggcacttttctcactcagatagattttcaagcgttgtcgtaaacattacctcgttttcgcgtttttgaattctattcgttagttttcagttgtgtctCAGAAACGTAAATATAAATctaataattcaatgatcactctgtcttcctaggggttttaatttaattgcattaataaaaaaattagtgtagaaatagctgtgatagactaggccaaAATTCTTTACCGATACTTtcaaaaacagattgttgtatgcgatgaatcataatgatggtttgaaacacataccccattttaaaGGCGCCAACTTGCAAaaacactcttaaaatagccccaaaaaatttcaatggtaaagtataggaagaattttttgggGGTCAAATGTCGGGGAACGGTCCATTGTCCACGAACGAATGGGATGGGCATGTTTTCGTCCGTCTTGCGAATTAGGTCACTAaagatgtagtgccacattataaaatactcccgTAGCGCATGTTTTGTGCCATAAGGCGCGCCAAAAAGGGGCTTTTTCAGTGGTACGCGGCCAGAGTGAAAAAAACAGTGAAGTGGTACGCGTcggtaaaaggttgagaaccactgcgatTAACCGATCAGGTTATTTCGCAAAGAGTTTTCACTTTTTTGTGTATGAATTCTCGTTCATGGTTGAGACTCAATGTGAATCAATACTTTGCGAACCATTTGTCGCGGAAAGAGAACTGGGATGTGTAGTTTGCTCAATTTATGTTGTATTTTACACCTGGAAAATAAACAATTCACACATTTATTATATGTTGCAGAggaataattgaataaaatattatgaataaaCATAACCGTTATCTCTATTGCAGTTTATACCCCAAACGCTTACAGGTATCGTGGTATGAAGAAATTTAGCATCGTAACGCTTTTGTACATGTCATGTAggcttatattgaaaatgaagattCTACATCACGGGCGTAAGTCTGACTCTGCGGTTATCACTCCTCGATAAATAAACACGATTATCTTGTTGGTCAAGTTAATTTAACATGAATACGTAAAGATCACGTGTAATGGATTATATTAACATAAATCACGCGTAtgattttgagcaaaaacataagtataaaaaaaactGGTATTGTATAACATTGCACATTTCCGAATTAGTATTATTATTCGCtgctttttgaaaaatattctattgTTAAAGAATTACAATTGATTGGGAGTCTCACCATGACATGACATCATCGGGCTGATGCATACATTGAATATCAGCGTTTCCGAAATGATAAATACCatctattttttctttttattcatttatggCGCTTCTTAAAATATGGCATCTCATAACACCGTGAAAATTTtctagtttttatttaaaatctaTAGACCATGTGAGGCATGCATGGACGCACATAGACGACTTGTGCTAACCACCAAACCTTGTTTTAACACACTTTCTTGTAATGGTATATCGTGCTttatttggaaaatattatatattttgcagAACGTTAATAAATAACAACTGAATAATGATGATCTGAACGTCTCCATAGAAACGTTGTTTACTTCTGTTAACAAATAACATTCGTCTGTAAGTGACACATTGTCAGAATGATTTTAACTTCGAAAAATATTCGCAGAATTACACGgtaattcaataatattttattcgcGCAAAAGCTTACCGGATTagcacttttttttaaaaagtttattgTATGTAAAATAACTTTAACAGAGAATATGCAATTTGAGAAAAAACGTCTCGCGATTGGCCTCGCGATTTAGATGCAACTTGCTCAAAAAATTACTCTTTTGTGTCTTTTTGTAACTAGCCACCATACTTGAATACCGTTTGTTTATCACGCCATGTTCAATACCATGTCGAGGATTTTTGACTTGGGTAAGCTGAACGTCAGCGAAAAACTTGTTTTGCAGCTTCAGTGACTCATAGCGTTGATACGAATGAATTAATCAAGTGAGAAGCACAATTAATAAAAGTTggaatttgtttcatttttgcaatattatcattttttgattttattacgGCATTTATTAGCACAATAGATTGAAACTAATAAGATAAATATCATGTTTTCAGGAGAGTACGAAAATGACATTGAATTACCACTCTGACATTGACTGTTGTATGCTAtagaaaatttgttaaattgatgAATTAGTGATGAAACTTACGAGTTTGTGTTTCAATGCAAATGCCGCAGCATTAAATTATAAAGTAACTCATATGGCTTCCCAGACCCCGATGGCTACGTCTATGCACTATATGTAACATGTATTATTAGATATACAACGCATCTGAAGAAGTAACTATTGTACATAACTTCAGATCTCGTCAATAATATTAGCATGACAAATGATAATTTCATCGATATGATATTCATTTATAACAATGGGCTAGTTTGGGGAACTATAAGCTTAATTAGATTGAATTCACTCAAATTAACATTCACTTTGATAGAGCAACGTGTTTAACATGAATAAGTAAATAATACCTGTAATCGATTATTACCATAAATCACGCGAATGAATTTGTGCGaaaaaataagtataaaaaatcGCTGGTATTGAATAGCATTGCGTATTTCCGAATTAGTATTATTATTCGCTGCTTTTCAAAATTCATTCGATTGAATATCAGCGTTTCCGAATTGATAAATTCTATcggttttttctttttattcattttatggCGCTTCTAAAAATATGGATCTTATAACATCGAGGAAATTTTGTAGTCTTTATTAAAAATCTATAGACCATGTGAGCCATGCATGAGCGCACATAGACTTGTAATAACCACCAAACCTTGTTTTAACATACTTTCTTGTAATATTATATAGTGCTGTATTaacatttagaaaa
This is a stretch of genomic DNA from Styela clava chromosome 2, kaStyClav1.hap1.2, whole genome shotgun sequence. It encodes these proteins:
- the LOC120335327 gene encoding uncharacterized protein LOC120335327; its protein translation is MATRQENASRDLQISVFRSLQWKQGIKKFAALTAIIGLCSAMMMYVSFSQQRMEGYERELSFLRASFKKSSLQIKDRIKREISSVVESNQEHDVKKRDADEDEYIPGQTYGTTYTRWGRRNCKGNSKLVYSGLAAGTHYSHTGGGANHICLDFNVDYTPGTYVEGGQGSSHMYGVEYRDGNWVNQLFDLSDTEFNTLQFHSLPCAVCMAERKIDQVMIPGRETCPEGWTTEYRGYVMAGSHGDKHPTEFICVDERPQVVPGTSGDQKGVFLFMVETQCASLLCEPFVAGRELRCVVCSI
- the LOC120335303 gene encoding uncharacterized protein LOC120335303; amino-acid sequence: MFSRESENDMELLRARYLAGCRTSMVIRFVRVVTPLIVLAFLLGSTMQFISHNNERMLRYEKDIQVLRAAIKDRDVAEHRIKREIADSIKSHMASHVITKRSNRNSSNGRKEYLERKNAGGITYMRWGRRDCPNHGITRFVYSGYMAASHYTHTGSGANYMCLHHNVSYTPGKYVEGTQGSSAVYGVEFRDGAWMYQLFDLTLTETNSLQFHSVPCAMCMAEARVSKMMIPGRDDCPKGWHREYAGYIMSSGHSDKHSTEFICVDERPQIVPGTIGDQKGGSLQMVEVQCPSLLCEPFVAGRELRCVVCTL